One genomic segment of Rhodothermales bacterium includes these proteins:
- a CDS encoding ABC transporter ATP-binding protein, with the protein MESPDSFIRFEGVSRSYQRGPTAVHALRDVDLALPPNTFTAVVGRSGSGKSTLMHVLAAMEQPTAGRITVGPWAVTDLDRAERARYRREAVGMIFQRFNLVPSMTALGNVELPLMMAGVGRAERRARAEAALAQVGLAQRIEHRPDELSGGEQQRVAVARALVHDPPLLLADEPTGNLDSQTAEEIVDLLRAIHREGRSVLVVTHNLAEFRDAAEWVVRLDDGAVAEAGPLADSSLAFA; encoded by the coding sequence ATGGAATCTCCCGACTCGTTCATCCGCTTCGAAGGCGTCTCGCGCTCGTACCAGCGCGGCCCCACCGCCGTGCACGCGCTCCGCGACGTGGACCTCGCGCTGCCGCCCAACACGTTCACGGCCGTCGTCGGCCGCAGCGGCTCGGGCAAGTCGACGCTGATGCACGTGCTCGCGGCGATGGAGCAGCCGACGGCGGGGCGCATCACGGTGGGCCCGTGGGCGGTGACAGACCTCGACCGGGCGGAGCGGGCGCGGTACCGGCGCGAGGCCGTCGGAATGATCTTCCAGCGCTTCAACCTCGTCCCGTCGATGACGGCGCTCGGGAACGTCGAGCTGCCGCTCATGATGGCGGGCGTGGGTCGGGCCGAGCGGCGGGCCAGGGCCGAGGCGGCGCTCGCCCAGGTCGGGCTCGCGCAGCGGATCGAGCACCGGCCGGATGAGCTGTCCGGCGGCGAGCAGCAGCGCGTCGCCGTCGCGCGGGCGCTCGTCCACGACCCGCCGCTCCTCCTCGCCGACGAGCCGACGGGCAACCTCGACTCGCAGACGGCTGAGGAGATCGTCGACTTGCTGCGGGCGATCCACCGCGAGGGCCGCTCGGTCCTCGTCGTGACCCACAACCTCGCCGAGTTCCGCGACGCCGCCGAGTGGGTCGTCCGGCTCGACGACGGCGCCGTCGCCGAAGCCGGCCCGCTCGCCGACTCGTCCCTCGCCTTCGCGTAA
- a CDS encoding FtsX-like permease family protein, with protein MPVQLADLFRLAAGNLLRNRTRSALTLVGVAVGVAALYALLSYGTGLQRLADEEFATLELYNTLRVTSTPNPIDSFSDVSVRSLDEVGARAEKLDLVPLTDSVLAEIAALPDVLAAYPEVAFPVRVRVGSREVFAGAEAVPMQFQSLPAYQPAAGAFFATPADSAVLIPPSMAERLGFVPAETAVGQTVKVITATLDYAKLQQAMFSFGLGMRTLPLKEKKHLLRVAGVLPEEGQALSGFVRLLVPLDFAASLQKVTFFSTLDLVTRGDDTGGYTAARVQLRSEDAYAEVKTAIERQGLFATGFRDQFAQLDRLFAILNGTLAIVGLIALFVATIGIANTMMMNVVERTREIGVMKAIGGEDGDVQRLFVAESLLLGIAGGALGIVFGWLLTAGLSAGVIAYLDRIGIPPVDVFHTPLGLVAAIVAVTLVVSVSAGFLPARRAARVEPIDALRHV; from the coding sequence ATGCCCGTGCAGCTCGCCGACCTCTTCCGCCTCGCCGCGGGCAACCTCCTCCGCAACCGGACGCGCAGCGCGCTGACGCTCGTCGGCGTCGCCGTCGGCGTGGCGGCGCTCTACGCGCTGCTTTCGTACGGCACCGGCCTCCAGCGCCTCGCCGACGAGGAGTTCGCCACGCTCGAACTCTACAACACCCTCCGCGTCACCTCGACGCCGAACCCCATCGACTCGTTCAGCGATGTGTCGGTCCGCTCGCTCGACGAAGTCGGCGCCCGCGCTGAAAAGCTCGACCTCGTCCCGCTCACTGACAGCGTGCTCGCCGAGATCGCGGCGCTCCCGGACGTGCTCGCGGCGTATCCCGAGGTCGCGTTCCCCGTCCGCGTGCGCGTGGGCAGCCGCGAAGTCTTCGCCGGGGCCGAGGCCGTGCCGATGCAGTTCCAGTCGCTCCCCGCGTACCAGCCCGCCGCCGGCGCGTTCTTCGCCACGCCCGCGGACTCGGCCGTGCTGATCCCGCCGTCGATGGCGGAGCGGCTCGGCTTCGTGCCTGCCGAAACGGCCGTCGGGCAGACGGTGAAAGTGATCACGGCCACGCTCGACTACGCGAAGCTCCAGCAGGCGATGTTCTCGTTCGGGCTCGGGATGCGAACGCTTCCCTTGAAGGAGAAGAAGCACCTCCTGCGCGTGGCGGGCGTGCTGCCCGAAGAAGGGCAGGCGCTCTCCGGCTTCGTCCGCCTCCTCGTCCCGCTCGACTTCGCCGCCTCGCTCCAAAAGGTGACGTTCTTTTCGACGCTCGACCTCGTCACGCGCGGCGACGACACGGGCGGCTACACGGCGGCACGCGTCCAGCTCCGCAGCGAGGACGCCTATGCCGAGGTCAAAACGGCCATCGAACGGCAGGGCCTCTTCGCCACCGGCTTCCGCGACCAGTTCGCCCAGCTCGACCGGCTCTTCGCGATCCTCAACGGCACGCTCGCGATCGTCGGCCTCATCGCGCTCTTCGTCGCCACGATCGGGATCGCGAACACGATGATGATGAACGTCGTCGAGCGGACGCGCGAGATCGGCGTGATGAAGGCAATCGGCGGCGAGGACGGCGACGTGCAGCGGCTGTTCGTCGCCGAGAGCCTGCTGCTCGGGATCGCGGGCGGCGCGCTCGGGATCGTCTTCGGGTGGCTCCTCACCGCAGGGCTGTCGGCGGGCGTGATCGCGTACCTCGACCGGATCGGGATTCCGCCGGTGGACGTGTTCCACACGCCGCTCGGGCTCGTCGCTGCGATCGTCGCGGTGACGCTCGTCGTGAGCGTGTCGGCCGGGTTTCTGCCCGCGCGCCGCGCCGCCCGCGTCGAGCCCATCGACGCGCTCCGCCACGTCTGA
- a CDS encoding enoyl-CoA hydratase → MSAPILTTADGGILRITINRPEKKNALTVAMYAALADAFRQAETDPSVRVILLHGSGDAFTAGNDLADFVQHPPTDESSPVFQFLDAISTATKPVVAAVHGPAIGIGTTLLLHCDLVYATRDARLQMPFVTLGLCPEAASSYLLPLVVGPQRAAELLLFGDPFTGEQARDWGLVNEVVSEDKLLDVAMERALALAARPPASVRLTKEFLRRAHGEAVQATIRDEAAAFLDRLQSPEAAEAFTAFFEKRAPDFSAFS, encoded by the coding sequence ATGTCCGCCCCCATCCTGACGACCGCCGACGGCGGCATCCTCCGCATTACGATCAACCGGCCGGAGAAGAAGAACGCGCTCACGGTTGCGATGTACGCCGCCCTCGCCGACGCCTTCCGGCAGGCCGAGACCGACCCGTCGGTCCGCGTGATCCTCCTCCACGGCTCCGGCGACGCCTTCACCGCCGGCAACGACCTCGCCGACTTCGTCCAGCACCCGCCCACCGACGAGTCCAGCCCCGTCTTCCAGTTCCTCGACGCGATCAGCACGGCGACGAAGCCCGTCGTGGCCGCCGTCCACGGCCCCGCGATCGGAATCGGGACGACGCTGCTGCTGCACTGCGACCTCGTCTACGCCACGCGCGACGCCCGCCTCCAGATGCCGTTCGTCACGCTCGGCCTCTGCCCCGAGGCGGCGTCGAGCTACCTGTTGCCGCTCGTCGTCGGGCCACAGCGCGCCGCCGAGCTACTACTGTTCGGCGACCCGTTCACAGGCGAGCAGGCCCGCGATTGGGGCCTCGTCAATGAGGTCGTCTCTGAGGACAAGCTGCTCGACGTAGCGATGGAGCGCGCCCTCGCCCTCGCCGCCCGCCCGCCGGCGTCCGTTCGGCTGACGAAGGAGTTCCTCCGCCGCGCCCACGGCGAGGCCGTGCAGGCGACGATCCGCGACGAGGCCGCCGCCTTCCTCGACCGGCTCCAGAGCCCCGAGGCCGCCGAGGCGTTCACGGCCTTTTTCGAGAAGCGTGCGCCGGACTTCTCGGCTTTCAGCTAG
- a CDS encoding porin family protein, whose amino-acid sequence MKPLRLLLLLLPLLVGLDAQAQVQIDYGTFVGFSAARQSPGDDARTGFNLAGFVEVTPIPYAAAALEVAYVQKGQTFDGPLTQPDDNGDIVVIDQGTFTLALDYLSLGLAVKPSLPLGPLGSSVYAVAGPRLDVLLNEKLLFSGDEEDVRFNIEEHASTVWGYDVGAGLRFGTVLPVPLLVEVRFSGDLTEAYDGLAGRPDATKNQVMQIRVGVEI is encoded by the coding sequence ATGAAACCGCTCCGTCTCCTCCTCCTCCTCCTCCCCCTCCTCGTCGGCCTCGATGCGCAGGCCCAAGTCCAGATCGACTACGGCACATTCGTCGGCTTCTCTGCCGCGCGGCAGTCGCCGGGGGACGACGCGCGCACGGGCTTCAACCTCGCCGGCTTCGTCGAGGTCACGCCGATCCCGTACGCGGCGGCGGCGCTGGAAGTGGCGTACGTGCAGAAGGGGCAGACCTTCGACGGCCCGCTCACGCAGCCCGATGACAACGGCGACATCGTCGTGATCGATCAGGGCACGTTCACCCTCGCCCTCGACTACCTCTCGCTCGGCCTCGCCGTCAAGCCCTCCCTCCCCCTCGGCCCCCTCGGCTCCTCGGTCTACGCCGTAGCAGGACCCCGCCTCGACGTGCTGCTCAACGAGAAGCTCCTCTTTTCGGGCGACGAGGAGGATGTGCGCTTCAACATCGAAGAGCATGCGTCTACCGTGTGGGGATACGACGTGGGCGCGGGGCTCCGCTTCGGCACAGTGCTGCCGGTCCCGCTCCTCGTCGAAGTCCGGTTCAGCGGGGACCTCACGGAGGCGTACGACGGGCTCGCGGGACGCCCCGACGCCACGAAGAATCAGGTGATGCAGATCCGCGTCGGCGTCGAAATCTGA
- the metH gene encoding methionine synthase, with product MTDRADRLRQLLADRILVLDGAMGTMIQRHALDEADFRGERFADWSQPLKGNNDLLTLTQPALIRDIHRAFLDAGSDLIETNTFNSTSISQADYGMEGLVYELNAEAARLAREAADAKTAETPDRPRFVAGALGPTNKTLSLSPDVNDPGFRALSYEELRDAYREQIAGLVDGGVDVLLIETIFDTLNAKAAISAVIRHAEETGTQTPVMLSGTIVDMSGRTLSGQTVEAFWLALSHCPNLLSIGLNCALGSAQMRPFIEALSKVATVHTSLYPNAGLPNEMGGYDESPAFMAKEVGEYAEAGFVNIVGGCCGTTPDHIAAIAEAATQHAPRPIPTLDPTLRLSGLEPLVVRPETNFVNIGERTNVTGSRKFARLILEGDYEEALSVALQQVEDGAQLIDVNMDEGMLDGAAAMQTFLKLVATEPDIARVPVVVDSSKWDVIEAGLQCVQGKGVVNSISMKEGEEAFLKQARRVREYGAAVIVMAFDEDGQADTVERRKTICERAYRLLVDEVGFPPEDIIFDPNVFAVATGLEEHRRYALDFIEATRWIKANLPHARVSGGISNLSFSFRGNDRVREAMHAAFLYHAGRAGLDMGIVNAGQLEVYSEIEPDLLERVEDVLFDRRDDATERLVDLAEQIAAEGTEVKEEKALAWREAPVEERLKHALVKGIVEFVEADTEEARQKYPKPLDVIEGPLMDGMNVVGDLFGSGQMFLPQVVKSARVMKKSVAYLLPFIEAEKEESGTEAKALPRVLMATVKGDVHDIGKNIVGVVLQCNNFEVIDLGVMVSPEKILAAAKEHAVDVIGLSGLITPSLDEMVHLAKEMERQGFDLPLLIGGATTSKVHTAVKVAPHYSGTVVHVLDASRSVPVVQKLITPEQRDDFAAETAAEYADVREQYARRSRTTKLLPLDAARANRLELDWDAAPITTPRALGVQAFRDFPLDELRAYIDWTPFFIAWEMKGKYPQIFDDAERGEAARRLFDDANALLDRIIDEQLVQAHGVAGLWPANADGDDIHLYRSEDRGDVLATLHTLRQQTEKTPGKPNRALADFVAPHASGRGDYAGAFVVTAGHGLGDLVAAFEADHDDYSAIMAKALADRLAEAFAERLHEIVRTDLWGYAPDEALAKDDLVREQYAGIRPAPGYPAQPDHTEKPPLFDLLEATARTGVGLTEHLAMTPAASVCGLYFAHPEAAYFNLGLLGRDQVADYARRKGMPQAEAERWLAPVLGYEPDTPVVSGDGASVPEPAER from the coding sequence ATGACCGACCGCGCCGACCGCCTCCGCCAGCTTCTCGCCGACCGCATCCTCGTCCTCGACGGCGCGATGGGCACGATGATCCAGCGCCACGCGCTCGACGAAGCCGACTTCCGCGGCGAGCGTTTCGCTGATTGGTCGCAGCCGTTGAAGGGGAACAACGACCTCCTCACGCTGACGCAGCCCGCGCTCATCCGCGACATCCACCGCGCGTTCCTCGACGCGGGCTCGGACCTCATCGAGACGAATACGTTCAACAGCACGTCGATCTCGCAGGCCGACTACGGGATGGAAGGGCTCGTCTACGAGCTCAACGCCGAAGCCGCCCGGCTCGCGCGCGAAGCAGCCGACGCGAAGACAGCCGAGACGCCCGACCGGCCACGCTTCGTCGCCGGCGCGCTCGGGCCGACGAACAAGACGCTCTCGCTCTCGCCCGACGTGAACGATCCGGGCTTCCGCGCGCTCAGCTACGAAGAACTGCGCGACGCGTACCGCGAGCAGATCGCCGGGCTCGTGGACGGCGGCGTCGACGTGCTCCTGATCGAAACGATCTTCGACACGCTGAATGCGAAGGCGGCGATCTCGGCCGTGATCCGCCACGCCGAAGAGACGGGCACGCAGACGCCCGTGATGCTCTCCGGCACCATCGTCGACATGAGCGGGCGGACGCTCTCGGGGCAGACCGTCGAGGCGTTCTGGCTCGCGCTCAGCCACTGCCCGAACCTCCTCTCCATCGGGCTCAACTGCGCGCTCGGCTCGGCGCAGATGCGGCCGTTCATCGAGGCGCTGTCGAAGGTCGCGACGGTCCACACGAGCCTCTACCCGAACGCCGGGCTGCCGAACGAGATGGGCGGCTACGACGAGTCGCCCGCGTTCATGGCGAAGGAGGTCGGCGAGTACGCCGAGGCCGGGTTCGTCAACATCGTCGGCGGGTGCTGCGGGACGACGCCGGACCACATCGCCGCGATCGCCGAGGCGGCGACGCAGCACGCGCCGCGCCCGATCCCGACGCTCGACCCCACGCTCCGGCTAAGCGGGCTCGAACCGCTTGTCGTTCGGCCCGAGACCAACTTCGTCAACATCGGCGAGCGGACGAACGTGACGGGGAGCCGCAAATTCGCCCGCCTCATCCTCGAAGGCGACTACGAGGAGGCGCTCTCCGTCGCGCTCCAACAGGTCGAGGACGGCGCGCAGCTCATCGACGTGAACATGGACGAGGGAATGCTCGACGGCGCCGCCGCGATGCAGACCTTTCTGAAGCTCGTCGCCACCGAGCCCGACATCGCGCGCGTGCCCGTCGTCGTCGACTCGTCGAAGTGGGACGTGATCGAGGCCGGGTTGCAGTGCGTGCAGGGTAAAGGCGTCGTCAACTCGATCTCGATGAAAGAGGGCGAGGAGGCGTTTCTGAAGCAGGCGCGGCGCGTCCGCGAGTACGGCGCAGCCGTCATCGTGATGGCCTTCGACGAGGATGGGCAGGCCGATACCGTCGAGCGGCGGAAGACGATCTGCGAGCGCGCCTATCGGCTGCTCGTCGATGAGGTCGGCTTTCCGCCCGAGGACATCATCTTCGACCCCAACGTGTTCGCCGTGGCAACGGGGCTGGAGGAGCACCGCCGCTACGCGCTCGACTTCATCGAGGCGACGCGCTGGATCAAAGCGAACCTCCCGCACGCCCGCGTGTCCGGCGGCATCTCGAACCTCTCGTTCTCGTTTCGCGGCAACGACCGCGTCCGCGAGGCGATGCACGCCGCGTTCCTCTACCACGCGGGCCGCGCCGGGCTCGACATGGGCATCGTCAACGCCGGGCAGCTCGAAGTCTATTCCGAGATCGAGCCCGACCTCTTGGAGCGGGTCGAGGACGTGCTCTTCGACCGGCGCGACGACGCGACGGAGCGGCTCGTCGACCTCGCCGAGCAGATCGCGGCGGAGGGGACGGAAGTGAAGGAAGAAAAGGCGCTCGCGTGGCGCGAGGCGCCGGTCGAGGAGCGGCTGAAGCACGCGCTCGTCAAAGGCATCGTCGAGTTCGTCGAGGCCGACACGGAGGAGGCGCGGCAGAAGTACCCGAAGCCGCTCGACGTGATCGAGGGGCCGCTGATGGACGGGATGAACGTCGTCGGCGACCTGTTCGGAAGCGGACAGATGTTTCTCCCGCAGGTCGTCAAGAGCGCGCGCGTGATGAAGAAGTCGGTGGCGTACCTGCTGCCGTTCATCGAAGCCGAGAAGGAGGAGAGCGGGACGGAAGCGAAGGCGCTCCCCCGCGTGCTGATGGCGACGGTGAAGGGCGACGTGCACGACATCGGCAAGAACATCGTCGGCGTCGTGTTGCAGTGCAACAACTTTGAGGTGATCGACCTCGGCGTGATGGTGTCGCCGGAGAAGATCCTGGCCGCGGCGAAGGAGCACGCCGTCGACGTGATCGGGCTGAGCGGGCTCATCACGCCGTCGCTCGATGAGATGGTGCACCTCGCGAAGGAGATGGAGCGGCAAGGCTTCGACCTCCCCCTCCTCATCGGCGGGGCGACGACGTCGAAGGTGCACACCGCCGTGAAGGTCGCGCCGCACTATTCCGGGACCGTCGTCCACGTCCTCGACGCGAGCCGCAGCGTGCCCGTCGTGCAGAAGCTCATCACGCCCGAGCAGCGCGACGACTTCGCCGCCGAGACCGCTGCCGAGTACGCCGACGTCCGCGAGCAGTACGCCCGCCGCAGCCGGACGACGAAGCTCCTCCCGCTCGACGCCGCCCGCGCGAACCGGCTCGAACTCGACTGGGACGCCGCGCCGATCACCACGCCGCGCGCGCTCGGCGTCCAAGCGTTCCGAGACTTCCCGCTCGACGAACTCCGCGCATACATCGACTGGACGCCGTTCTTCATCGCGTGGGAGATGAAGGGCAAGTACCCGCAGATCTTCGACGACGCCGAGCGGGGCGAGGCCGCCCGCCGCCTCTTCGACGACGCGAACGCGCTCCTCGACCGCATCATCGACGAGCAGCTTGTGCAGGCGCACGGCGTGGCCGGCCTCTGGCCCGCGAACGCCGACGGCGACGACATCCACCTCTACCGAAGCGAAGACCGGGGCGACGTGCTCGCGACGCTGCACACGCTCCGGCAGCAGACCGAGAAGACGCCGGGCAAGCCCAACCGCGCCCTCGCCGACTTCGTCGCGCCCCACGCGAGCGGGCGCGGCGACTATGCCGGCGCGTTCGTCGTCACCGCCGGCCACGGGCTCGGAGACCTCGTCGCCGCGTTCGAAGCCGACCACGACGATTACTCGGCGATCATGGCGAAGGCCCTCGCCGACCGCCTCGCCGAAGCCTTCGCCGAGCGCCTCCACGAGATCGTCCGCACCGACCTCTGGGGCTACGCGCCCGACGAGGCGCTCGCGAAGGACGACCTCGTCCGCGAGCAGTACGCCGGCATCCGCCCGGCGCCGGGCTACCCCGCGCAGCCCGACCACACCGAGAAGCCGCCGCTCTTCGACCTGCTCGAGGCGACGGCGCGGACGGGCGTCGGCCTCACGGAGCACCTCGCGATGACGCCGGCCGCATCGGTGTGCGGGCTGTACTTCGCGCACCCGGAGGCGGCGTACTTCAACCTCGGCCTGCTCGGGCGCGATCAGGTCGCGGACTACGCCCGGAGGAAGGGGATGCCGCAGGCGGAGGCCGAGCGGTGGCTCGCGCCGGTGCTCGGGTACGAGCCGGACACGCCGGTCGTCTCGGGCGACGGGGCATCGGTGCCGGAGCCGGCTGAGCGGTAG
- a CDS encoding DUF922 domain-containing protein → MRSYAEKVYYDIEGDTPHALAVQLGKRGPQARGRRFFGMTEWEVNAEYRWRERPSGCSIDELTVHVAVQTHLPRWRRPAHASPSLRGAWSQFLAALDGHEDGHRALAEEAAESIRRRLGALRARTCGRIEAQAHREMVALLNEYERRNLAYDAETGHGRTQGAVWPPGPWPRGTN, encoded by the coding sequence GTGCGCAGCTACGCGGAGAAGGTCTACTACGATATCGAAGGCGATACCCCTCACGCCCTCGCCGTCCAACTCGGCAAGCGGGGCCCGCAGGCGCGGGGGCGGCGCTTTTTCGGGATGACGGAGTGGGAGGTCAACGCGGAGTACCGGTGGCGCGAGCGGCCGAGCGGCTGCTCCATCGACGAACTAACCGTTCACGTAGCCGTGCAGACGCATCTCCCACGCTGGCGGCGTCCCGCCCACGCTTCGCCCTCGTTGCGGGGCGCGTGGAGCCAGTTCCTCGCTGCGCTCGACGGGCACGAGGACGGGCACCGCGCGCTCGCTGAAGAAGCCGCCGAGTCGATCCGGCGTCGGCTCGGCGCTCTGCGGGCGAGGACGTGTGGGCGCATCGAGGCCCAGGCTCACCGCGAGATGGTGGCCCTCCTCAACGAGTACGAGCGGCGCAATCTCGCCTACGACGCCGAAACCGGCCACGGCCGCACGCAGGGCGCCGTCTGGCCTCCCGGTCCGTGGCCGCGCGGCACGAATTGA
- a CDS encoding DUF922 domain-containing protein translates to MRASVVLFCCLLLTLAPHTARAQGNPFVQMAGVMDVYAGLPIVGSMLGRSALDRAGGGVSAVRAAEADLAWKAPARAPIALPTPELALSDGASLRPAATTLPVAEPVTDAVMESAATSVAGSVASAGIVRARSETTYYDVRGASREDLAAALRKHGPRIQGSRFFGLTEWEVSAEYRPAQAVAGCAISDLTVHIAVETHLPRWTPSGRASSDLHGAWDRFVTALDEHEEGHRALAEEAADTIRRRLASVRVAGCDQLDPVAQRAMMEVMNAYESRNLAYDAETGHGRTQGAVWPPSE, encoded by the coding sequence ATGCGCGCCTCCGTCGTCCTCTTTTGCTGCCTGCTGCTGACGCTCGCTCCTCACACAGCGCGGGCGCAGGGCAACCCCTTCGTGCAGATGGCGGGCGTGATGGATGTCTACGCCGGGCTCCCGATCGTCGGCTCCATGCTGGGACGCTCTGCCCTCGACCGTGCGGGCGGCGGCGTGTCCGCAGTCCGCGCTGCTGAAGCGGACCTGGCTTGGAAGGCTCCGGCGCGAGCCCCCATCGCGCTACCGACGCCGGAATTAGCCCTCTCCGATGGGGCGTCGCTGCGCCCGGCTGCCACGACGCTCCCGGTAGCTGAGCCCGTGACCGACGCAGTGATGGAGTCGGCGGCGACGAGCGTGGCCGGGTCGGTTGCGAGCGCCGGCATCGTGCGGGCCCGGTCGGAGACGACGTATTACGACGTGCGGGGTGCGAGTCGGGAAGACCTCGCGGCGGCGTTGCGAAAGCACGGACCGCGCATCCAGGGCTCACGCTTTTTTGGGTTGACCGAGTGGGAAGTCAGCGCGGAGTACCGTCCGGCTCAGGCTGTGGCCGGCTGCGCGATCAGCGACCTCACGGTCCACATCGCCGTCGAGACGCATCTTCCTCGGTGGACGCCATCGGGCCGGGCGTCGTCGGATCTCCACGGGGCGTGGGACCGGTTCGTCACCGCGCTCGACGAGCACGAAGAGGGCCACCGGGCGCTCGCCGAAGAGGCGGCCGACACGATCCGCCGCCGCCTCGCCTCCGTGCGTGTCGCGGGCTGCGATCAACTCGATCCGGTGGCGCAGCGGGCGATGATGGAGGTGATGAATGCGTACGAATCGCGCAATCTCGCCTACGATGCGGAGACGGGCCACGGCCGCACGCAGGGCGCTGTCTGGCCGCCGAGCGAGTAG